The following DNA comes from Spirulina major PCC 6313.
GTCACTATTCCATTGCTGGCAATGGGTCTTTCCCTCCGTGCTCACCACCAGTTCTTCAATCAGTTCATCGGTGTGTTTCCCCACTCGTGCTGTCAAGATTAACCCGCTCGAATCTGCCAAACTCATCGCAATCCAGCAATCGCCTACTTCAACTTCTTCGGGCAAGCATTGTTTGTTTTTTTTTCACGAATGACCACATCTCATCAGCACTCACGTCCTCCGTTTCCACGCCCTGCACTTGGTCGTTATGAACCAGCAAAGCTTTAGCACTGGCGGCACGAATAATACTGACCACGGTGTTATAGGCTAATCCGCTGATGCGGCTGACTCCTCGCAAGCTAGTGCCTTCACTGTGGGCTTGAAGTACTTGCTCAATCTGCTCCGGAGTAACATGGCGATAGTAGTAGAGGGTGTCAAAACTCTCGGCAAAGGTTTGCTGGCAGTGAGGGCAGAAGTAGCGTTGATGACCATTGGGCATTTTGCCGTGTTTGTGGGTTTTGGGATGACCGCAGAGCCGACATTCCATAGTTTTAGTGCAGTGGTAACGATTCCTCTACTTTACCAAACCCACATCATTTTGACGCACTACCGTAGAGTGTCAACGGAACTCCTGACCTTTCATCTGTAGATCACGTTATCACTCCTTTTAGTTGCATTCCGGTGAATATTATGCTGACCGACACTCGCACAATTCGTTACTACCAACGTCTCACCGATGGCCTAGTTGACCTCTGGCGACGGGGCAATCGTTACAGTGAGATGCAATTGTATCTGGATGGATACATCGCCAGTTTGCGCCATAGTAATGCCCTTGAACCCTACTTGATTCATCGCCTCGAAGCAGAAGTGGCCCGCTTCCTGCGCGACCCGTCTAATTTTGAACTGGCTTTGCCGCAAACAGAAACCGAACTTGACTATTATTAAATTCTGGTTTTAACCTCTGGGGCAAATTCCACCGGATTTCAATACCATTGATGCTAAAAAAGAGGGAGCGATCGCTCCCTCTTTTTTAGTCATGGAAAACCATCAAATTTTAGCCTTAAGACGCAAGGGCAACTTCTAGCATTTGTTGCAATTCGCCGTTTTGGTAGAGTTCGATCATAATGTCAGAGCCACCCACAAACTCGCCATTGACATAGACCTGGGGAATAGTGGGCCAGTTGGAATATTCTTTAATCCCTTGGCGAATGTCGGGATCACTCAACACATCAACGGTGGTGAACGGAACCCCGCAGGTATTGATAATTTGCACCACATTGTTGGAGAAACCACATTGCGGCATTAATTTCGAGCCTTTCATGAAGACGACGACTTTATCTTGCTTAACGATGCCATCAATACGTTCTTTGAGTTCAGGTGTCATAGTTTTTTTCGGTGTGGTTAATGTGTTCTATTGTGGATCACGGCCCCATCATGGTGTTGGCGCTCACAGCGATCGCACATTTTAGGATTTTAGCGAGTTGTTGGGTTAACCGTTCACTGTTGCCCAAGTGGCGGGGGTGTAGGTTTTGAGGGCGAGGGCGTGAATCGCTTCAGAAGCGAGGGCTTCTTGGAGTGCCCCGTACACCATTTGATGCTGCTTGACGCGGGATTGTCCTTCAAAGGCCGTGGAAATCACAGTGGCTTGGAGATGGTCACCACCGCCGGTCAGGTCTTCCACGGTTACTTCTGCATCGGGCAACGTTGCCTGAATCATCGATTTGACTTGATCTAAGCTCACCATAGGTCGATTCTAAGGGTGTTTTCTAATAACGGTTGTGGGATAGATTTTAACGTTCTTTGTTGGAGGGTGGGCCTACTGAACAAAGCCTAGTTCCACAAGCTGTTGATAGGCTCTTTCTCCTAAATCGGTGGTGGGATTCTGCGATCGCACAATTTGGATCAACAGCGGTACAGCCAATTCCGGCTGACCCTGGGCCCGATGGATCAAAGCAAGCTGATAGGTGGAGCGATCGCGCAGTTGAGCCGTGCGCAGCGCCTTTTCCCGTTGATCTTGAGCCACAGCCCCATCAATCCCAGAAAACGTACTCGCTAACTGCTGGTGAAAATTCGACAACTGGTTAAACACCTGACGGCTTTGCTTGAGCTTATCTTCTGCGAGGGGATAATTCCCGCTACTCACCGCGAGTTCCGCCTCTCCCATCAATGCCTCACCACCATCCAAACTCAACAGCACCGGAGACGCTTCCGGCACTAACTCCGCAAAATCCCCACTGGGAGCAACGAAGCCAAACCGCACCAGATCCCGATGGGCTTGGCGGCCTAGGGCCGTGGTGGGATTCTGCGATCGAATAATCTGAATCAGCAGGGGAACGGCTAAATCCGTCCGACCTTGGGACTGGTGGGCCATTGCCAATTCATAGGTGGCTTGGTCGCGTAGCTGGGCCGTTTCGAGGGCTTGCCGGCGTTGCTGCTCCGCCCGGCGACTGTTAATCCCAGCAAAGGAGGAGGACAGTTGCTGATAAAAGTTAGAGAGTTGATTGAACACCTGACGCGCATCTTGAAACTGTTGCGTCGCGCGATCGTAGTTGCCTTGGGATGCCGCAGCTTGCCCCTCGGACAGCAAACGCCGTCCTCCCGCCAGGCTCAAAATACTATTGTCCTGTTCTAAGACTCGTTGTGTGTCTGGCCCGAAGGGATCTAACTCAAAGTCTTCTGTCGGTGTTTGGGCTTGCACACCCAGGGGAAGCAAGACGGCCATTGTTGTCAAACTAGCCATTGCGAAGCGACGAATGATGTGCCTAATTACCATGAAGCCCTCAAACCCGTAACTAAATATTACTTGATATGAACTCGCTAACTACCATAACTTGTTTAGGGCAATAATCTAAAAAAAAAGCGAAGGAGCAAGCAATCCAGACCGCAAAACATCCGCCCCGGCTCAATCGTTAGCATCAGCCAATCGCCTCAACTGGCTGGAACCTGTAGCATAAATTGTCCCCATGGGGCGGGGTCGTTTCAATTTTGGTAGCGAGTCCGTGGCGAGGGTGAATCTCTCCTATAACGGAAGAGTAAGGAAGGCGGTGCTGTTGTGGCTGCGACCTTGCTCTACTTTTACACCTTAAAGATCGGTGAAACCTATGAAACGATTGATGTTAAAACGAATTGCCCCTCTCATGTTGTCCTGTGCAGTGTTGAGTTTGGCTGTGCCGCTCCCCAGTTTTGCCGACGAGATCCGATCGCGCCTGCTGACGGTGACGGGCACAGGGATTGAGCGAGTTCCCACCACGATTACGCGGGTACGGTTGGCGGTGGAGGTGCAGGGGAGTGATGCGGCAGCGGTGCAGCGGAATGTAGCCCAGCGCACGGCCCAGGTGATTGAGTTGTTGCGATCGCAAGGCGTAGACCGCCTCCAAACCACAGGGGTTAGCCTCCAGCCCCGCTACGAACGCCGCGAGGGTCTCAATGAAAACCGTCTCGTGGGCTATGTGGGGTCGAATAGTGTCGCCTTCCAGATCGCCACGGAGGAAGCCGGTACGGTGATTGACCGCGCGGTGTCCAGTGGGGTGAGCCGCATTGATGGGGTGGAATTTATGGCCACAGATACCGTTTTGGACGCGGCCAAAGCCGATGCCCTACGCCAAGCCACCGCCAATGCTCGCTCAGAGGCTCGGATTGTCCTGGCCTCCCTCGGCTTGCAGGAGGAGGAAATTGTCGGCATCGAGATCCACAGTTCGGGCTACGTTAGCCCGATGCGAAGTAATGCGATCCAGTTTGAGGCGGCGGATACCTTGGTGGGTGGCGATCAGACCGTATCGGCTACGGTGACGCTGGAAATTCGCTATTAAGTCCCGTTAGCCGAAGGGGCCCGCGAGGATGATTTTAGCGATCGCATCGGTGACATCGCTGGGAATTTCCTGCTTCAGTTGTTGATACCAGGCTGCGGTTTGGTCGGGATCTTTCGCGTAAATCACGTTGGTGCGCTTGCGGGCTTTGAGGACGAGGTCACGGGTGCGATCCTTGCGAGCCTCTCCATACCGTTGCAGGGCATCGGGCACGCTGATCGTTGTGGTGAGGAGGTAGCGGGTGAGAATTTCCACATCTTCGAGGGCTTGACAGCCCCCTTGTCCCAGGGTGGGGGTGGTGGCGTGGCCGGAATCGCCCACGAGGGCGACGCGACCCCGTACTAAGCGATCGAGGGGTTCTAGGTCGCCAATTTCTAAGCGATTGGTTTGGAGGGGGTCGAGGTGTTTGATCAGGTTTTGGACGGGTTGGGCCCAGCCTTGGAACAGTTGGGCTAGTTCCTCGCGGCGATCGCTCGGTTCAACCGTCGTCCCGGCCGACATCGGAGCCCCAAAGAAAAAGTAGAAGCGATCGCCCCCGATGGGCATCATCGAGGCCCGTTTCCCCTCGCCCACATAGATCACCCAACTATTGCCAGGGGGGAGATCGTCACTCATCGGCACAATCCCGTTCCAGTTCACATAGTCGGCATACCGTGGCCCGACGGTTTTGCCGATCACATAGTCCCGCACCGTAGACCGCACCCCATCGGCCCCAATGATCACATCCGCACTGACCCGCCGCCCATCGTTGAGAATGGCGATCGCTTCTGTTTCCGTCTCTTCCACCCCCACACATTGCACCCCCAACTCCACCTGTTCCGGGCCCAAGGCATCGAGGAGCATTTGCTGCAAATCGGTGCGCGAGACGGGGTAGGGGCGTTGTCCTACCTGTTGAATCATCGGGCGCAGATCAATTTCATTGAGCAATTCATCGGTATGGCTGCGATATTCCATCCAGTCCATTTGTCCCCCGATGGCGGCTAATTTGTCCCCCAACCCCAAACGATTGAGCACTTTGACCCCATTGGACCACAGGGAAATCCCCGCCCCGGCCGGGCGCAATTCGCGGGTGCGCTCAAACACGTTCACGGTGTAGCCTGCTTGCTGAAAGGCGATGCCTGTGGTGAGTCCGCCGATACCCGCGCCGATGATGACAACGTTGAGATGATACATAGAATTTCCAAGCGATGATGAATGGAGGAGAGGAAGCCGCCACACTGGTGGGCGATCGCTCTTCACTATAGCGACACCCAGGCCCTCCGAACAGCGTGCCGTGATACAACCCCACCCACAAAAACCGAACCGGCGGGAACTCCATAACATTCCTAAACTTCTTCAGACTAGCCCCCGGAAAATGTAGGACAATCTGATTGCCATTGCCACAGCGGCAAGTTACAGGAGAATTGGTATGACGTTAATACGACCGCTTAAATTTGCAGCCTTCACAACGGCTGCCCTCACACTCACATTAGGAGTACATTCTGCTCGCGCTGCGCTCTTTGGCCAACAGGAAGTGACCGACCCCAATGCCTTTGCTGCGATCGCCACTCCCTTCGGAGGCAATCAATACAGCTTGATTGTCATGGAACAAATCCCCAACCGCACCCAATGCTGGGGCGAAACAGGAACAAACCCCACGATCATTAACCCCCTCTGGACAACCTTCGACTTTAGCGGCAGTTGTAAACGCTCCTCCGACAGTAACGGCTACTCGATCCGCATTAACGGCGAAGACTTTGCCCTTGAATATCTCTTGCGCATTATCGAGCGCAATGGTGAACTGATGTTGCTCGGCACACCCCGCATCGGTAGCCGCGCCGGTTTGCAAGAAATTCTCATCGCTCGGACGGGCGGCGTGAGTGCGGGTCAAAATCATAAACTGTACCTGCAACCCGGTTGGCGTTTCACCCGTCGCACCTATGAAGGTAAAGTCTTAGGGCATCTTTACTTCACCAACGACGGAACCGTCACCACCCCCCCAACCCCAACGCCCACCCCAACGCCCACCCCAACACCCACGCCCACCCCAACACCCACGCCCACTCCAACACCTACTCCTACACCCACCTTTCGCGATATCAGTGGCGATATTTATCGCAGCGAAATCGAAGCCGCCGTGCGGGTCGGCTTCATTTCTGGGTTCTTAGAAGACAACACCTTCCGACCCCAAAGCGCCTTAACCCGTGAGCAAGTGGTGTCAATGGTGCTCGATGCCATGGGTGCATTGCCGGATGTGAACCCCAATGCTCCCACTCAAGTGAATGC
Coding sequences within:
- a CDS encoding IS1 family transposase (programmed frameshift), producing MECRLCGHPKTHKHGKMPNGHQRYFCPHCQQTFAESFDTLYYYRHVTPEQIEQVLQAHSEGTSLRGVSRISGLAYNTVVSIIRAASAKALLVHNDQVQGVETEDVSADEMWSFVKKKKQCLPEEVEVGDCWIAMSLADSSGLILTARVGKHTDELIEELVVSTEGKTHCQQWNSDNWGGYERVLPLEIEHYIGKDQTQRLERTNGIIRQQTGRWHRRQNKFGKLWQQTKVTVRLVVSYFNWIWQHSRYKSTAAQRAGLTDHRWSWQDILSFPTII
- a CDS encoding DUF6761 family protein, with the translated sequence MLTDTRTIRYYQRLTDGLVDLWRRGNRYSEMQLYLDGYIASLRHSNALEPYLIHRLEAEVARFLRDPSNFELALPQTETELDYY
- the grxD gene encoding Grx4 family monothiol glutaredoxin yields the protein MTPELKERIDGIVKQDKVVVFMKGSKLMPQCGFSNNVVQIINTCGVPFTTVDVLSDPDIRQGIKEYSNWPTIPQVYVNGEFVGGSDIMIELYQNGELQQMLEVALAS
- a CDS encoding BolA family protein, with product MVSLDQVKSMIQATLPDAEVTVEDLTGGGDHLQATVISTAFEGQSRVKQHQMVYGALQEALASEAIHALALKTYTPATWATVNG
- a CDS encoding SIMPL domain-containing protein, which gives rise to MKRLMLKRIAPLMLSCAVLSLAVPLPSFADEIRSRLLTVTGTGIERVPTTITRVRLAVEVQGSDAAAVQRNVAQRTAQVIELLRSQGVDRLQTTGVSLQPRYERREGLNENRLVGYVGSNSVAFQIATEEAGTVIDRAVSSGVSRIDGVEFMATDTVLDAAKADALRQATANARSEARIVLASLGLQEEEIVGIEIHSSGYVSPMRSNAIQFEAADTLVGGDQTVSATVTLEIRY
- the hpxO gene encoding FAD-dependent urate hydroxylase HpxO; its protein translation is MYHLNVVIIGAGIGGLTTGIAFQQAGYTVNVFERTRELRPAGAGISLWSNGVKVLNRLGLGDKLAAIGGQMDWMEYRSHTDELLNEIDLRPMIQQVGQRPYPVSRTDLQQMLLDALGPEQVELGVQCVGVEETETEAIAILNDGRRVSADVIIGADGVRSTVRDYVIGKTVGPRYADYVNWNGIVPMSDDLPPGNSWVIYVGEGKRASMMPIGGDRFYFFFGAPMSAGTTVEPSDRREELAQLFQGWAQPVQNLIKHLDPLQTNRLEIGDLEPLDRLVRGRVALVGDSGHATTPTLGQGGCQALEDVEILTRYLLTTTISVPDALQRYGEARKDRTRDLVLKARKRTNVIYAKDPDQTAAWYQQLKQEIPSDVTDAIAKIILAGPFG
- a CDS encoding DUF3747 domain-containing protein, with protein sequence MTLIRPLKFAAFTTAALTLTLGVHSARAALFGQQEVTDPNAFAAIATPFGGNQYSLIVMEQIPNRTQCWGETGTNPTIINPLWTTFDFSGSCKRSSDSNGYSIRINGEDFALEYLLRIIERNGELMLLGTPRIGSRAGLQEILIARTGGVSAGQNHKLYLQPGWRFTRRTYEGKVLGHLYFTNDGTVTTPPTPTPTPTPTPTPTPTPTPTPTPTPTPTPTFRDISGDIYRSEIEAAVRVGFISGFLEDNTFRPQSALTREQVVSMVLDAMGALPDVNPNAPTQVNAAPFPDVATNRWSAAKIQWAKASGIVTGYPDGNFRPSQAVTRAELMVIMKKAAEYAKTQRGTAATLGQTQNPFAFSDTSTHWARSLISEMSGYCGVASPVNEQGTQFQPNSPALRNYAAAATLRMYNCVRNGQ